One genomic window of Paramormyrops kingsleyae isolate MSU_618 chromosome 22, PKINGS_0.4, whole genome shotgun sequence includes the following:
- the LOC111852841 gene encoding cdc42 effector protein 4-like: MPILKQLVTTSSQSKRRSRMDLTPEMISAPLGDFRHTMHVGRSGDAFGDTSFLGTRTGEPPRDGGMQPRSPKLSLLSRTFRNSRRSQSVTRVDRQNEVLTPPGGSPPLVKSAMSLPYLNDRNRGRGDTPVTHSLSSSPLKQQDSGAANGATAAGVSQDPELDEKHFGELTELPSTPIRSAGLKHAVSVLSFHVDLGPSMLGDILGVMEREEDDLGYEEGGNSEDRGSPLLIASGQGEEEEEEEEEVKEARMVFQQLPVPLSSSVDLENQSVGSSTPETSARHPGHLDSCSVSSSGSAAMEEKLPHLLPGGDTDSASFSSPQVGDESFFMDEEDDEIRV, translated from the coding sequence ATGCCCATCCTCAAACAGCTGGTAACAACCTCGTCCCAGTCCAAGCGCCGATCCCGGATGGACCTAACGCCGGAGATGATCAGCGCCCCGCTGGGGGACTTCCGCCACACGATGCACGTGGGCCGGAGCGGCGATGCCTTTGGGGACACGTCCTTCCTCGGCACGCGGACGGGAGAGCCCCCTAGGGACGGGGGGATGCAGCCACGCTCCCCGAAGCTCAGCCTCCTGTCCCGGACATTCCGGAATAGCCGGCGGTCACAATCGGTGACTCGGGTGGACCGACAAAACGAGGTACTGACTCCCCCTGGTGGCTCGCCGCCCCTTGTGAAGAGCGCCATGTCCCTACCCTATCTCAACGACAGGAACAGGGGCCGGGGGGACACCCCTGTGACCCACAGCCTCTCGTCCAGCCCCCTGAAGCAGCAGGACAGCGGGGCAGCCAATGGCGCCACAGCAGCCGGTGTTTCCCAGGACCCCGAGCTGGACGAGAAGCACTTTGGGGAGCTGACAGAGCTGCCTTCCACCCCCATCCGCAGTGCCGGCCTGAAACACGCCGTGTCCGTCCTGTCCTTCCACGTGGACCTCGGCCCCTCCATGCTGGGGGACATCCTGGGTGTGATGGAGAGGGAGGAAGATGACCTCGGGTATGAGGAGGGTGGAAATAGTGAGGACAGGGGCTCCCCCTTGCTCATTGCTTCTGgacagggagaggaggaggaggaagaggaggaggaggtcaaGGAGGCGAGGATGGTGTTTCAGCAGCTCCCGGTTCCGCTCTCCTCTTCTGTGGATCTGGAGAACCAGAGCGTCGGTTCCAGCACCCCAGAAACATCTGCCCGACACCCAGGGCACCTAGACAGCTGCTCTGTCTCCAGCTCAGGCTCCGCTGCCATGGAGGAGAAACTACCCCACCTGCTGCCAGGAGGTGATACGGACAGCGCCTCCTTCAGCTCCCCGCAGGTAGGAGACGAGAGCTTCTTCATGGATGAAGAGGATGATGAGATTCGTGTGTAA